Part of the Vigna unguiculata cultivar IT97K-499-35 chromosome 3, ASM411807v1, whole genome shotgun sequence genome, ATCCGTAATCGCTAACGAGCAAAAGCGGACCAAAGGAACATTTTGTAGGCGTGGAACAAAGCTCCGACATGCttttttgcctaatttttcTTAAACCGAAAGACATAATAGCTTGGAAGTAGCCACAACGCAATGGATTCCATACTTGGTTTCACGTTCGTAGTCTTTATATTCATGTGAAGAAAAGTTACCCAAAATAATTTTGATCTAGATTTACATTATGAACCAAACACAGAGTCAAATGAACGGGTTGGCCTAAAGCCATAAATGGATTATTATGATTCTGTTTAATGAGGTAATTATtcagagataaataaaaagtaaaataatagtGCTTGCACGTGGAGTGATAAAGTACATTAGTCACGGGCTCGTTGCAGGTTTCCTTTCCATtcgtttttattgttttcttaaatttgtttcCCACTGCCCTATGGTTGGATATGTTGGACAGAAGTTCTAAAGGGAAAGTAATTTTTCTGATGGTTTCATTCACGGAAAAGACAACATTTGAAGGCAGCAATAAAATAAGCGGTGTTTGTAACATTAATGATTTATCGATGAGTCAAATAAATAACACTATCATCTTTGATTCCTTTGGCTTTACATAAGAAAGCGTTGGGAATTTATTTAATGCGAGACTTTTGATGATAAAACAAACACTAATTAAAGCGACAGAATAACGAGAAGTTAACCATCCATGCACGTACTAGAATCGCACCACGATCAATGAaatttggaaaagaagacaACGGAAAGGCACAGgtagcagcagcagcagcatgATTAGGAACATTGGAAATTACGTGGGGGTTGTATAGAGCAAACGTTGAGAAGCAAGGAGAGTGAGATGGGAAGGTTGAGGTTGATACCCAGAATGTTTGCTTTAAGGGCGGTGCAGAGACACACCGCAGCCTCAAGATCAACCAGACCATTCAGGAGGGTGCAGCATGGGGTAACTGGTGGTTGACCCAAGGTGACGTTCACCAACCCATTTAGCACATTGGCACACACTCCTAGTTTAAGTGCATCACGGGGGCATGTGGTACCAGAACCAGAACCACCTGAGCCACCTGAACCACCAGATCCACCGGAGCCACCTGAACCTCCGGAACCGCCTGAGCCACCGGAACCTCCTGAGCCACCTGAACCACCTGAACCACCGGAACCACCTGAAGGACTTGGTTTGACAGGCTTATGCTTTGGCCTTGGGTGCGGGCCGGGGCATGTCCCACAAGCAGAGACAAGGGCAAAGAAGAGGATGTTGAATGTGAAGAAAAGAGCAAGGGAAGAGGTAGTTTTGGAAGCCATGTTAAAGTCTAGTAGTTGCTGAAACACTACTTGGCTACAAAAGAGAAGAGTGTTTGTGGGGATGTGAGTTATTGGCAGTGAATGGTGGTTTATATAGCGTTTTGGAGTGCAAGTAGGGTAAATTGTTTCAGAACAAATCACCGAagtaatcattttttaaatagttaaacgGGTTTAAGAGAAGGGTTTTAGCTGGCAGGAAACAACCTGTAATTAGGTTTTGGATGGATGCTCGTGAAGTGATGTTGTGGGTCTCAAATTCAACGGCGGCTGATCCATGGTAAAGCTTTTGCACCTATGGATGGACCACTCCATCCCACCCTAGGATCGATCAATCAGAAAAATGCAGATtccattattataaatattcatttcattCCTCAATTTTTCACCACGGATTTTTGGATGCCTAAACTCTGCAAAcaccttattattattatttttttatcctccCAACATGTTAGAATTTAGaactcttttcttttgtttatgtcTCTATTTAAGCCTAGATTAGCATATAGATATGctcacaaaaatattttctttctttttatcagTCTCTCTTTCTACACCCCATAAATGTCTGCAAAACATTACTCTTTTCAATTACTGATTTTGCACGTGGAATAAAGATGCATTTAGTTAGTCACTAATAGCTTATAGCAAGCTTAAATCGTGATTTAGAAGTacatatatatgattttgtttttacttgttTGAGTTTTAGATTCATtaaatatatacttatatatgaATCTGTTTATTTATGTCTTGTTCACagatttttaagtttttaaaaataaaattagtttttaactttaagtttcaatttgttctatttaaaaaaaattacagtctATATTTTAAACACTGGTAcattaaaccaaatttaatatatcttcGTATTCTAtatgaacttttttttaagaaaatagtttaactaatcataatttaaatttaaattaaaaatcatgaGCTCCGACAACTTTCTCGACTAGAGGAGACCCCAAACTAGGAAACACACACTTCTGTAGAATAGTTTAGTTTGTACAATATTATTTTGACACAACACTTGTTttgtttgttatattttttatacgtGATTGACATGCttgaatcatattttttttaagcataagcaatcattaaaattgataaataattttacatgctcttataatatatatatatatatatatatatatatatatatatatatatatatatatatatatatatatatatatatatatatataatatttggaGGGATAAGGGTCTGGGGCACCATCTACATCCGTCACTCTGTGCACACATATATACACGCCACAAAATTATGGtaagtttaaattatttaaatatgatcAGATTTATCTTGAGTCATAGTGCAAATATAATGAATCTTTGGTAATTTATTAAAACAgtaattgataatttatcataaatataagtataataaaatttgatataatgtaatatatattgatatatttggaTACAATAAAATGTAGTATAAACGGATGCgttgaattttaataatttcgtTTATGAAGGTATTAGTACGAAGGATCAATGCCTTTTGTAAAGTCAAATGAAAAACGATATACTAGGTACATATATCAAGAGAGACTCGAAACAaggaaattaaataattatttggcTCATAATCATATTTATCTTCCTATACGAGCAGCCAAGTACCTAAAGTGAAAGATAtgccaatatttttttatcttatcaaagTATCAATTTTTCGTTTTATTATTGCATTAAGTGTTTGTAACAttgtaaactatttttttataataaaataatagaacctATAAATATATGGGACGCGAGTTCTTACTCCAAAACTATAACAAATTCAGTAACGGACATTAAATCTGGTCAAATGAACAATCTTGAAGAATAAAGAACTggaaaaaattgatttgaatatCTACTTGGTAAATTTTGATTTGCTTAGTGCTGTCATTGGAAATATTTCATCTATTTCTAGAATTGAagcttataaatatatatgtcaaaaaaataatagagaaaataagACTTTGAAGGGGGCATAAGGGAGTAAAAATTTTGTCAGGTGTAACCTATTCCTACTTGTTGAGAccaaatataatcaaataaaactaGGGTTATTAAAACGGTAACCTGGTCCGACCCGGCTCAACTTATCACAAGTTGATGATTTAATAAGTCAATCCAACCTGGCTCACTTCTCAGcaagtcaaaaaaatttgaatccgGTCCAGCTCACCACGGATTGGCGGGTTATACGAGTTGGTTTACGGGttcacttaaaaaaatacaatttttttatttttttttcagtcaaaactaaattataattctaattaaaatataaataaactttaatacaatccaaatacaaaccaaaataaataaaaaaatataaattatttatgtgttggctaaaaaaaaacctaacataACCCAAATGTAAAAACCCAAATGTACTCTTTTATCTACTAGTTGGTGAGCCAAACCGACTTACCACCGGATGAACCAGGTTCTagatgagccgggtcaaaagtaaaattgtattgaaatttgtaaaaaaatttcaatctaACCCGACCCGAACCCATGGTGAGCCGGATTGGttcgcgggttccaacccattttgagaACTCTAAATAAAACTGCTATGTGTATATACATTTGTATTCTTCATTCTTTTATGAGTTATTATACTTTTAATGCCTATTAGGCTTTGCTTATAGGCttaataatgatcaatttttaaattaattatagtgcTAGGAATAACTCTAATACTATTGTTCCTAAGGCTAGTTTTTTTATAGGTTATTACTTGTTTGTGAGGTTTAAATTTTCGTTAACAACACAATTTAATCTTCTCacttacgtttttttttttctatctttacAAAAACATGATcgaaaaataatatacattaacatcaataataatacatcttaataatagttttaaatatttcgATCTGCATAAAATGTTCAGGTTATTTTTCATTATAGATACTCCATCCATTAACATAATTTGtgtcaattatttataaaattcaatacatATAGGTTCATTTTAacgtaaatatatatatatatatatatatatatatatatatatatatatatatatatatatatatatataactctcaatgagaaaaaatattaaattaatcagCCGATACAAATGGctttctaattaatatatattttattagtataataGACTCAATCataactttgttaaaaaataaaagtgatgCAACTACAATAATTCGTTTGAGTACAAGAAAATCAATAAACAATTTGTTCTTACTGTAATTACAAttgataaacttaaaatataatggATCATTTATATGTCAACTTATTTTATAGTACaagaacataaaaaattcattactTCTCTTGTGAATAATTTtaccaattaaaattatttttgcatgAATATCAAGGCGAATTAATGAAAaaagacaataataatataCGTGTTTATTAACACATTACTTCGATTGatgaattttgaaatgttaatttgttataattttgtcGCACCGATTATAATTTTAACacattgattatatatttataaacattaatatacgTATTTATTaacacatatttataaaaataaaaaaaaatcataactgTGAACTTAACATTAGTGTCTCATACAAGCTTATTATACGCCAGTTCAAAAGGAtggttattttatttactttggTAAAAAAAACATGGTAAAAAAGGATCAACCTCTCAGAAAAAAACCTTTACAGCAAAAATGCAAAATTGTTTTATCTACCATTGCTATTAACATTTactaacttaattttttatatatattttttgttatttttttctaccCTATTATCTATACAGCCTACAATGCCCACTTGTTAGTTAGAATCTtctgaaaataatttttggttCTGATTGACATCTTTTTGCAGTTGCTTTCAAAATGGGCAATATATGGAATCAATCTCATGAACTATTGTAATCAGATAATTGCATAGGTGGAAACCCTGGAACATAATTTCAATACCCACATTACCTTTTGTTCTCAACGATTTGTCTGAGcatcttcaaaaataaaataataatgtgttTCATAAGAAATAAATGATGGAAAAAATATAAGgtgagttttatttttcttttaatttgaagaagatgaatagtaattatgtatttttttaaacaaatatattaaattttttatatttttttctgtcaCAGAAAGTTTTTTAAGCATTGAAAATCTTAGGGTTGAAAAGGAAACCAGAGAAGCCTACTTAGGGCCTAGAATAGAAACCTGGACACTGAAGCCCAAAAGTCTCCATAATAATTTGTTGCCctacattgattaatttaaagttCTGTACTTTTTGTATGTTGGAGAAGCAACTTAATTAGATTAATATCAATTATTGACTTGAAGTTTTGCTAAACATAAGCCCATTCCAGAATAATCTGTGTAAAAATGGAAATGGGtgatttttaaatgtaaaataaaaaaataaattttgtcaaggtataaaaatcaaatgaattattaattttattcttaaaacaaattaaagatttgCACGTGTTGGGCCAGGCACATTCACATGGAAGTTGTTTTAGTGAGTAAagttttgtttaataatataataattagcaATTATTCTAAGAAGCACTTGGAGTCACAGATTAGAGAGTCACGGGCTTGGTTAACGAAAGTGGGGCCCACCACAGGCTTGGACTCATCTGGACGAAGATCTCAATGTCAATGGCATGCCTTTGCCAATAAAAGTTGAATAAAAGATCTTTTGAGATCATTTCCTTCAACGTCCATATAATAACcgtaaataacaatattatattcaatttactatttaatttaaatataaattacatcattcaatgtaaaaatatttccatAAATTTTTCTCCGAAACAACtcctatattaattattattgttttattttagtttatggTCCACTACgttatactatttttaaaatttcttttacttttgttttactATAAAATCTAATTtcaattattgatatttaaattatgatgttttaaatttaaaagaaaatatttttatgaacgcaagattttatttgaaacttaagcttttggattttatttcacatcgatatattttgaaaaactaacTTTTTATATTCTGTAAGACcaataatcttaaattttattacgTTCTTCTAATATGGatattttataagatttatttatttatttatgacgCTCCTTAATGATGTCCTGAAATCAATCATAAACactaaattaaatgtttttaatttatatctagttgaaataaaattttattttacgtaAATTAATCATGTTTATAAAAATTGgattaaactaaataatttgaTGTATAATTCATTCCTGTCAAtcaaattaacatatatatatatatatatatatatatatatatatatatatatatatatatatatatatatatatatatatataagacacAGAAAAGAAACATTTGATcatatatcatttttatttttattttgtacaacATTTGATGCAAATCATATAggtaatttataattacaaattGACGTATATACTAAAAAgactatattatataataataataatctta contains:
- the LOC114179615 gene encoding 14 kDa proline-rich protein DC2.15-like yields the protein MASKTTSSLALFFTFNILFFALVSACGTCPGPHPRPKHKPVKPSPSGGSGGSGGSGGSGGSGGSGGSGGSGGSGGSGGSGGSGGSGSGTTCPRDALKLGVCANVLNGLVNVTLGQPPVTPCCTLLNGLVDLEAAVCLCTALKANILGINLNLPISLSLLLNVCSIQPPRNFQCS